In a genomic window of Gammaproteobacteria bacterium:
- the dapF gene encoding diaminopimelate epimerase: MLVKFTKMHGLGNDFVVIDAINQSISLTPEQARFIADRHFGVGCDQVLLIERPRTPGVDFAYRIYNADGGEVEQCGNGARCFARFVRDQGLTAKNELVVETMCGVIRPRIETDGQVSVEMGVPRTHPKDIPFVAEAESLSYAVIANGCSVELSVVSMGNPHAVLRVEDVSRAPVAELGPLLESHARFPARINVGFMEVVDSSHIRLRVYERGVGETLACGTGACAAVVAGRRQGWLDEKVAVDLPGGRLQVSWQGPNEPVWMTGPAARVFEGSLEL; this comes from the coding sequence ATGTTAGTCAAGTTCACCAAAATGCACGGCCTGGGCAATGATTTTGTGGTGATAGACGCCATCAATCAGTCCATCTCCCTTACTCCTGAGCAGGCGCGCTTTATCGCCGATCGGCATTTCGGCGTGGGTTGCGATCAGGTGTTGTTGATTGAACGGCCACGCACGCCGGGAGTGGATTTCGCCTACCGTATTTATAACGCCGATGGCGGCGAGGTGGAGCAGTGCGGCAATGGCGCACGCTGTTTTGCGCGTTTCGTGCGTGACCAGGGATTGACCGCCAAAAACGAACTCGTTGTGGAGACGATGTGCGGCGTGATCCGGCCCCGCATCGAAACCGATGGACAGGTGAGTGTGGAGATGGGCGTGCCACGTACCCATCCAAAAGACATTCCCTTTGTGGCGGAAGCTGAATCATTGAGCTATGCTGTTATAGCGAATGGTTGTAGCGTCGAGTTGAGCGTGGTGTCCATGGGCAATCCGCATGCGGTGTTGCGGGTAGAGGATGTGAGCCGTGCACCGGTGGCCGAGTTGGGGCCGTTACTGGAATCCCACGCCCGGTTTCCCGCGCGGATCAATGTGGGGTTTATGGAGGTGGTGGATAGCTCGCATATCCGTCTGCGCGTTTACGAGCGCGGCGTGGGTGAGACGCTGGCCTGCGGAACCGGCGCCTGCGCCGCGGTGGTGGCGGGCCGGCGGCAAGGGTGGTTAGATGAAAAGGTGGCGGTTGATTTACCTGGAGGGAGGCTTCAGGTGAGTTGGCAGGGACCGAATGAGCCGGTATGGATGACCGGGCCGGCGGCCCGCGTATTTGAGGGGAGTCTCGAACTGTGA
- a CDS encoding MFS transporter: MRKLPSAVILLGTVSLLNDMASDMIMPLLPVFLTATLGAGPAILGLIEGVAESTASLLKLWAGRLGDGGVGHKPLAVTGYALSNLVRPLLSVAGSWGVVMAVRFADRAGKGLRTSPRDALVSGSVNADQRGQAFGLHRAMDHTGAFIGPLLASGLLAYGLTMQQVFLASVVPGVLAVVLLVFGLRTARAVKQRITPPPLQWSLLHPRLRAMVITAGSLALVAVPDAFLILWLGQQGVTLFWIPILWAFAHAVRALVALPTGHWSDHHGRVPVVLVGWSVRALLLIGLPFVSHPAAVITLFFLYAASTAATEGAERAIIGDFAGKGAQGTAFGLYNMMVGLLALPGALWFGAVWEFFGMTMAFVISGALTVCVAFALYLLTRTPQPINNS; encoded by the coding sequence ATGCGCAAACTTCCCTCCGCCGTTATCCTGTTGGGCACGGTCAGTCTATTGAACGACATGGCCAGCGACATGATTATGCCGCTGCTGCCCGTGTTTTTGACGGCCACACTGGGTGCGGGTCCGGCGATTCTTGGCTTGATTGAGGGGGTCGCCGAGTCTACCGCAAGCCTGCTTAAGCTATGGGCCGGCCGGCTCGGCGACGGCGGCGTGGGGCATAAGCCACTGGCGGTGACCGGCTATGCGTTATCGAATCTGGTGCGACCTCTGCTAAGTGTGGCGGGCAGCTGGGGTGTAGTGATGGCGGTGCGCTTCGCAGATCGTGCCGGTAAAGGGCTGCGCACCTCGCCGCGTGACGCGCTGGTGTCGGGTTCGGTCAATGCCGATCAGCGTGGACAGGCATTCGGCCTGCATCGCGCCATGGACCATACGGGCGCGTTCATCGGACCGCTGTTGGCGAGCGGCCTGCTCGCATACGGACTCACTATGCAACAGGTTTTTTTGGCCTCAGTAGTCCCTGGGGTATTGGCGGTCGTCTTGCTGGTGTTTGGATTGCGCACCGCGCGCGCAGTAAAACAGCGTATTACACCGCCCCCGTTGCAGTGGTCTTTGTTGCACCCCAGGCTGCGCGCGATGGTCATCACGGCCGGCAGCCTCGCCCTGGTGGCCGTGCCGGATGCGTTTCTCATCCTATGGTTGGGCCAGCAGGGCGTTACCCTGTTTTGGATTCCCATCCTGTGGGCTTTTGCCCATGCGGTGCGCGCCCTGGTCGCCTTACCCACGGGACATTGGTCTGACCATCATGGGCGCGTTCCCGTGGTGTTGGTAGGTTGGAGCGTGCGCGCGCTGTTGCTGATAGGTCTGCCCTTCGTCAGTCATCCGGCGGCTGTGATCACCTTGTTTTTTCTCTACGCCGCCTCGACTGCCGCTACGGAAGGCGCGGAGCGCGCGATCATTGGCGATTTCGCCGGGAAGGGGGCTCAAGGCACTGCGTTTGGGCTTTATAATATGATGGTCGGCCTGTTGGCCCTGCCGGGTGCGCTGTGGTTTGGGGCGGTGTGGGAGTTCTTCGGGATGACTATGGCGTTCGTCATTTCCGGCGCGCTGACGGTGTGCGTGGCCTTTGCTCTCTATTTGCTGACGCGCACGCCACAGCCCATTAACAATTCATAA
- the xerC gene encoding tyrosine recombinase XerC, which translates to MQDAEQVWLERFFNHLIHERNLSPHTVTAYRHDLERLVEFCDAGNISEWRALNGRQVRGFVSSGQRSGLGGRSLRRRLSAVRAFYNYLMREAALTNNPALGILAPKSGRRLPATLDVDQMARLLDIKMTEGLACRDRALMELCYSSGLRLAELVGLDVRDIDLTDATARITGKGNKVRVVPIGRYARSALQTWLKERIKSAKEDEPALFVGRRGKRLTARAVQLRVREWSQRQGMDAPVHPHQLRHSFASHLLESSGDLRAVQELLGHADISTTQIYTHLDFQHLAKVYDKAHPRARKSREKIQDTREKKI; encoded by the coding sequence ATGCAGGACGCTGAACAAGTTTGGCTGGAGCGTTTTTTCAACCATCTCATCCACGAGCGGAATCTCTCGCCTCACACAGTAACGGCCTACCGTCACGATCTGGAAAGGCTGGTTGAATTTTGCGATGCCGGAAATATTTCCGAGTGGCGTGCATTGAACGGCCGCCAGGTGCGCGGTTTTGTGAGCAGCGGTCAGCGCAGCGGTTTGGGCGGCCGCAGTCTGCGGCGGCGATTGTCCGCGGTGCGCGCATTCTACAACTACTTGATGCGTGAAGCAGCGCTTACCAACAATCCGGCGCTGGGCATCCTCGCGCCCAAGTCGGGGCGCCGGCTGCCGGCTACCCTGGATGTAGATCAAATGGCGCGCTTGTTGGATATCAAAATGACGGAAGGACTGGCGTGCCGCGATCGCGCGCTGATGGAGTTGTGTTATTCCTCGGGCCTGCGTCTGGCCGAGCTGGTCGGGTTGGATGTGCGGGATATTGATCTCACCGACGCCACGGCACGCATCACCGGCAAGGGCAATAAAGTGCGTGTCGTGCCAATTGGCCGCTATGCCCGTAGCGCGCTGCAGACTTGGCTTAAGGAGCGCATCAAGTCCGCGAAAGAAGACGAGCCCGCGCTGTTCGTCGGCCGGCGCGGGAAACGCTTGACCGCGCGCGCAGTCCAGTTGCGGGTGCGCGAGTGGTCCCAACGGCAGGGGATGGACGCGCCGGTTCATCCGCATCAGTTGCGACATTCTTTTGCGAGCCACCTGCTGGAATCGTCCGGCGACCTGCGCGCAGTGCAGGAACTGCTCGGCCATGCCGACATCAGCACCACCCAGATCTACACCCACCTCGACTTTCAGCACCTGGCCAAGGTGTATGATAAGGCGCACCCTCGCGCTCGTAAAAGCAGAGAAAAGATACAAGATACAAGAGAAAAGAAAATATGA
- a CDS encoding peroxiredoxin, with the protein MIKDLYTLPNNLPVPVDDGACDHLMGSALPSLPLTSTAGRIVDLSAYTGTLVCYFYPMLGRPDSPPLVGWNEIPGARGCTPQTCAFRDHHAALKQLGVEVFGVSAQALEDQQYAYARLHLPFESLNDRHLALTHALQLPTFEYAGSCLIKRLTVVAIDGVIRKVFYPVFPPDENAREVIAWLTAQQV; encoded by the coding sequence ATGATAAAAGACCTGTACACATTGCCGAATAATCTGCCTGTGCCTGTAGATGACGGCGCGTGCGATCACCTTATGGGAAGCGCTCTACCCTCGCTTCCACTGACCAGCACTGCGGGCAGAATCGTGGATCTCAGTGCCTATACTGGTACGCTGGTCTGTTATTTCTACCCCATGCTGGGTCGTCCCGATAGTCCGCCTCTCGTCGGCTGGAACGAGATTCCCGGCGCTAGGGGATGCACACCTCAAACATGTGCGTTCCGGGATCACCATGCCGCGCTGAAACAACTCGGCGTCGAGGTATTCGGCGTAAGCGCACAAGCCCTGGAGGACCAACAATATGCCTATGCAAGACTGCATCTGCCCTTTGAGTCACTCAATGATAGGCATCTCGCTTTAACCCATGCGCTGCAACTACCCACATTTGAGTATGCGGGCTCATGCCTAATAAAGCGGTTAACAGTCGTTGCTATAGATGGCGTTATCCGAAAGGTTTTCTATCCGGTGTTTCCGCCTGACGAAAATGCGCGTGAAGTCATTGCATGGCTTACGGCGCAGCAGGTCTAA
- a CDS encoding TfoX/Sxy family protein: MPRHSEFVEFVIEHMAPLGRVHARAMFGGHGIYQDDCMFAIVVDDRLYFKADSTTRAEFEAKGLSPFTYIARRKTVTLQYFEAPPEVFEEPEAMRDWAQKAYGAALKAKKTKVTPSPFGRGLR; encoded by the coding sequence ATGCCTCGGCACAGCGAGTTTGTGGAGTTTGTCATCGAACACATGGCACCTCTCGGCAGAGTGCACGCACGCGCCATGTTTGGCGGACACGGCATCTATCAAGACGACTGCATGTTTGCCATCGTCGTTGACGATAGACTGTACTTCAAAGCAGACTCCACGACTCGCGCTGAATTTGAGGCTAAAGGCTTGAGTCCGTTTACCTACATTGCGCGCAGAAAAACCGTCACCCTGCAATACTTCGAAGCCCCGCCAGAAGTCTTCGAAGAACCGGAGGCCATGCGAGATTGGGCGCAAAAGGCCTACGGGGCTGCGCTAAAAGCCAAGAAAACAAAGGTTACTCCCTCTCCCTTCGGGAGAGGGTTGAGGTGA
- a CDS encoding DUF484 family protein, with protein MTTQQRHGLAGGLSDKEVIEYLQAHPDFFITHTHLLADLVVPHESGGAVSLIERQVAVLRDQNRQVRREMADLVQIARDNDRLNECLQRFALAVMGCATLSEIFNTLYDTLRSDLNADAVDLRLFGNGAAELEDAELVNAAWVARDAAELEIFRKILEAGKPVCGRLSPAQLHYLFASQAKDIASAALLPLHPGGQEGSPLSYGLLAIGSYNGERFHPAMGTVFLSYLSALLSRALQPHLA; from the coding sequence GTGACCACACAACAAAGACACGGGTTGGCGGGGGGGTTGAGCGACAAGGAGGTGATTGAATATCTGCAGGCGCATCCCGATTTCTTCATCACTCATACCCACCTATTGGCGGATCTGGTGGTGCCGCACGAAAGCGGAGGCGCGGTTTCGCTGATCGAGCGTCAGGTAGCGGTATTGCGCGATCAGAACCGTCAGGTACGCCGCGAGATGGCCGATCTGGTGCAGATCGCACGCGACAATGATCGTCTCAATGAATGTCTGCAACGCTTTGCGCTGGCCGTGATGGGGTGCGCCACGCTGAGTGAAATCTTCAACACGTTGTACGACACGCTGCGGAGCGATCTGAACGCAGACGCTGTGGACTTGCGCCTGTTCGGGAATGGTGCGGCCGAACTGGAAGACGCCGAACTGGTGAATGCCGCCTGGGTGGCGCGTGATGCGGCGGAACTGGAGATATTCAGAAAAATACTGGAAGCCGGAAAACCGGTATGCGGCAGACTCTCTCCTGCGCAATTGCATTATCTATTCGCATCCCAGGCCAAGGATATCGCCTCTGCCGCCCTTTTGCCGCTGCATCCGGGGGGGCAAGAGGGTTCTCCACTCAGTTACGGCTTACTTGCCATCGGCAGTTACAACGGCGAGCGCTTTCACCCGGCGATGGGGACGGTATTTCTCAGCTATCTGTCCGCGCTGCTCAGCCGGGCTTTGCAACCACACCTAGCGTAG
- a CDS encoding DUF4440 domain-containing protein encodes MKISSPLDAVTHFVNAMNRGDLETALSMYEPEASLVIQPGVVATGTQALREALAGFAALKPAITTEAYKIMEADGVALYSSRWTMRGTDPTGNPVQLGGLSSDVFRRQPDGNWLIALDNPFGAEILA; translated from the coding sequence ATGAAAATTTCCAGCCCGCTGGATGCCGTCACCCACTTCGTCAACGCCATGAACCGGGGCGACCTTGAAACGGCGCTGAGCATGTATGAACCGGAGGCATCCCTCGTCATCCAACCCGGCGTAGTGGCAACGGGAACTCAGGCACTACGCGAAGCACTCGCGGGATTCGCAGCATTAAAGCCGGCGATTACGACCGAAGCGTATAAAATCATGGAGGCTGACGGTGTGGCACTTTACTCCTCGCGTTGGACTATGCGCGGAACAGACCCCACCGGAAACCCCGTGCAACTGGGTGGCCTCTCCTCAGACGTCTTCCGGCGTCAGCCCGATGGCAACTGGCTCATCGCGCTCGATAATCCTTTCGGTGCGGAGATACTAGCCTAG